The genomic region CTGGTGCCGACACCCAGGTTGAGCCGATTGTCGAACATCGCGGCCAACGACCCGGCCTGCTTGGCCACCAGCGCCGGCGGGCGGATCGGCAGCTTCAGGACGAAGATGTTGAAGTGCAGCTTCGTCGTCACCGCGGAGAGCGCCCCGATCAGCGCGAACGTCTCGATGAACGACTTGCCGTCGAGGAACTCGCGATTGCCGTCCTCGGTGTATGGATACTTCGAGTCGGACACTTCGGGATACGCGACGCTGTCCGCAATGGTCATCGCGTGATACCCGGCCTCGTCGGCCGCCTTGGCCAACGGGATGTAGTACTTCGGGTCGGTCATGGCTTCCGCATAGGTGAACCGCATGCGGCCAATACTAGAACACGTTCTAATTATGCAGGTTCGAATGGTGCGGCATGATGATTCGCGTGCGCAGACCCCCGCAGGATGGTCCGCGCCGCAGACCGTGGCTCACCCGGAACGTGCGCGTGCTCTCCGCGGTGTCGTTCCTGCAGGACACCGCCAGCGAGCTGCTCTATCCGCTGCTGCCGATCTACCTCACGACCGTGCTGGGCGCGCCCGTCGCCGTCGTCGGCGCCATCGAGGGTGCGGCCGAGGGCGCGGCATCGCTGACGAAACTCGCGGCCGGCCCGCTGGGGGATCGCTACGCGCGACGCCCGCTGATCGCGACGGGGTACGGCATGGCTGCCCTCGGCAAGGTCATGGTCGCGGCGTTCGCGGCATGGCCCGGAGTGCTGGCGGGCCGTGTCGTCGACCGGCTCGGCAAGGGGGTTCGCGGCGCGCCGCGCGATGCGCTGCTGGTTGTCGACATCGACGCGTCCGCACGGGGCCGGGTGTTCGGCTTCCACCGCGCGATGGACACCGCCGGCGCGGTGGTCGGTCCGCTTCTGGGCCTGGCGGCCTACGAGCTTCTCGACCACCAGATCGCGCCGCTGCTGTGGATCGCCGTCGTCCCAGCCGTGCTGAGTGTTGCGCTGGTCTTCCTCACGCGGGAGAAGCGTCGCGTCCTGACCGCGGCTGTGCGGGTGGGGATCTTCTCCCGGGTTCGCGACCTGCCCGGCGGGTACTGGCGGGTGACGGCACTGCTGGTGGCGTTCGGCGTCGTCAACTTTCCTGACGCGCTACTTCTGCTGAGGCTTAACGAGATCGGCTTCTCCGTACCCCAGGTGATCCTCGCGTACGTCACGTACAACGCGGTGTACGCGCTCGTCAGCTATCCGGCCGGGGTGCTGGCCGACCGCTTTCCGCGGCCCGTGGTGCTGGGTATCGGAATGGTGTTCTTCGCGATCGGGTACGGCGGTCTGGGTCTCACCGACGATCCGCTGATCGCCTGGCTGTTGATCGGTGCATACGGCGTGTTCACCGGCTGCACCGACGGCGTCAGCAAGGCGTGGATCTCATCGCTTGTCGGTGCGGATCTGCAGTCCAGCGCCCAGGGCGTGTTCCAGGGTGCGACGGGTTTCGCGATCCTGGCCGCCGGATTGTGGGCGGGCTTCGCGTGGGGCGCCGACGGCACGCTGCCGCTGCTCGTCTCGGGCGCGGTCGGCGCGGTGTTCGCGGTGGTGCTGCTCGGAATGGGCGTGCGCAGCGCTCAGTTGAAGGGTGGCGCACCCATACCGGTCACGGAGTAGCCGCCCTGCGACGAGCGCTCGGTCAGCCGGGATGCCGCCGTGCGACCGTTGGCGGTCAGCAACGCCTCGGGCCGTTTGAGGACATCGTCGGGGAGCGTTCCGAAAACGGTGCCGCGCCAGTGGTACTGGCCATCGATCGGGTCGAGGTGACCGGTCAGGCGGACACGCACCGCGTGGTCCTCCCCGGCGACTCGCAGGGTGGCCGCGCCGTCGTAGACCTCACCGCCCTTGACCCCGAGGGCCTCGGGAGTGCCCGGCGTCACCGGGCCCGGCAGGAAGCGCGCACGTCGCCACATCCGCCGCGCGATCGGACCCATCAGCCCGACCTCGGTGAGGAACGCGGCCAGTGGCGCGAACCCCATGACCTGCACGTCGTGACGGTTGCTGCTGCGCCGCGCCATGCGTCGCGCCTTGCGGGCCGGCAGTCCGACGCGGCGGTACTGCACGGGGTTGGTGAACAGGTACCGGAAGAAGTAGCCGCCGAGACCGTTGATGTTGGCCACCCACCACCGGCTCAACCGGGGCATATCGCGGACGCGCCTGCGCACGCCGTCGCGGGCGAACTGGATGTGACGGGACTCCTCGGTGACGTGAATCCGCATGAGCCGCTGCACCATCGGTTGCAGCTGCGGGTCGTCCATCATTTGGCGCTGCAGCGAGTCGAAGATCTCCTCACCGACGAGCGCGGCGACCCACAGCATCGATCCCTTGAACGCCAGCGGCAGCATGTTGATGGCGATCCGCTGGTAGCGCCGGGGCTGGACGGGCTTGGCTCCGAGCTTCTCGATGGCCTTGCCGAACATCACCATGTGACGGGTCTCGTCGCCCAGCTCGGTCAGCGCGTAGTGCGATGCGCTCGCCGTCGGGTCCCTGTGGATGAGGTTGCGCAGCAGCGCCTGGTTGAGAATGTTCTCGAACCAGATGCCTGCCGACAGGGTGTTGACGAGTTCCTGGCGCGACAGCTCGATCTGCTCGGCGCGGGTCATCGCGTCCCACATCGGCGTGCCGTAGAGGGACACCACCTTCGGCGGCAGGAAGAACTTGTCGGGCTCCAGCTCCGCGTCCCAGTCGATGTCGACGATCGGCTCGTAGTACTTCTTGACCGATCCCCGCAGCAGCCGTTCGGAGAACTCCTCGCGGCTGGGCGCACTGGCGCGTCGAACCGCATCAGAGGAAAGCGTCATCGTGGCCCTCTGCTCTTCGCGCAAGCGCTCATCGCCGACGTCCCTTCGCTGGCTTGTGCCCCGATATGCTCCAAAACCTAATGACGCCTGAACCAAGTTGTCAATACCCCGGGTACTGGATACCGATGGTCTCATGACGAGACGCATTCATGTCATCGGCATCGGCGCAGGTGACCCGGACTACGTCACCGCCCAGGCCATTTCGGCGCTCAACGACACTGCGGTGTTCTTCGCGATGGACAAGGGTGAATCGAAAGGCGACCTGGTCGCGCTGCGGCGCGAGGTCTGCGAACGGTTCATCGAGAAGCCCGGCTATCGCTTCGTCGAACTCGCCGATCCGTCGCGGGCCAAGTCCGGCGACTACCGCCAGGCCGTCAACGACTGGCACGCCGCCCGCGCCGATGTGTGGGCGCGGGCCATGGAGGAGGAGTTGCCCGACGGTGGTGTCGGTGCGTTCCTCGCGTGGGGTGACCCGTCGCTGTACGACAGCACGCTGCGCATCCTCGACCTCGTCGCGCAGCGCGTGGACCTCGACTACGACGTCATCCCCGGCATCACCGCGATACAGGCGCTCACGGCGCGACATCGCATACCGCTCAACGATATTGGGGAACCGGTGCTCATCACGACGGGCCGCCGGCTCCGCGACGAGGGGCTGTCGGGCGCATCGGTGATCATGCTCGACGGGGACTGCGCGTTCCTGACATGCCCGCCGGACACCAGGATCTGGTGGGGCGCCTACCTCGGTACGCCCAACGAACTGCTCGTCGCGGGCACCGTGGGCGCCGACGGCGAACGCATCGCCGCGCTGCGTGCGCAGGCCCGCGAGCGGCACGGCTGGATTATGGACACCTACCTGCTGCGTCCAGCCTGAGTGACCTCCGAAGCGACGCCGGCAGTGGCAAGATCAGCGCCATGGCACAGTTTCTGCTGCGGGCGTCGTTGACCGGTCTCGCCCTCTGGATCGTCACCCTGGTCGTCAACGGGATTTACTTCGTCGGCGGGGACAGCACGTGGCAGCGGGTGGGCATCATCTTCGTCGTCGCGGTGGTGTTCGGCCTCGTCAACGCCGTCATCAAGCCGATCGTGCAGTTGATCTCGATCCCGCTCTACATCCTCACGCTCGGCCTGATTCACGTCGTCATCAACGCTCTGATGCTGTGGATCACCTCCTGGATCACCGAGAACACGACGCACTGGGGTCTGGCCATCGACGACTTCTGGTGGACTGCGATCTGGGCGGCGATCGTGCTGTCGATCGTGAGCTGGCTGCTGTCGCTGTTCACCCGGAGCGCAGAACGCAGCGTCGGCGTGTAACCGTGCGGCACACTGGATGGCATGCCTGAACTACCCGAGGTAGAGGCGCTGGCGGATCACCTCCGGCGGCATGCGGTCGGCCGGACCGTCGGAAGGGTCGATGTCTCGGCATTGTCGGTGCTCAAGACGTTCGATCCGCCCACGACGGCGCTGCACGGTCAGGAGGTGACCGGCGCCAACCGCTGGGCCAAGTACCTCGGACTGCAAGTCGGCGACCTGCACCTCATCACACACCTGTCGCGGGCCGGCTGGCTGCGGTGGTCGGACAAGCTCGCCGCGGCACCCCTGAAGCCGGGTAAGGGGCCCATCGCCCTGCGCGTTCACCTCGGAACACCCGGCGAGGCCCCGGGATTCGACCTCACCGAGGCGGGGACCCAGAAGCGGCTGGCGGTGTGGCTGGTCGACGACCCGATGAAGATCCCGCAGATCGCCTCGCTGGGCCCCGACGCGCTGAGCCTGGATCCCGAGGGTCTGGCCGCGGCGCTGAAGGGCAACACCGGTCGCATCAAGACCGTCATCACCGACCAGAAGGTCATCGCGGGTATCGGCAACGCCTACAGCGACGAGATCCTGCACGTCGCCAAGCTGTCGCCGTTCGCGACGGCAGCCAAGCTCACCGACGCCCAGCTCGGATCGCTGCACGACGCGATGATCTCGGTGCTCAGCGATGCGGTCTCACGGTCGGTCGGTCAGCAGGCGGCCACGCTGAAGGGGGAGAAGCGCTCGGGCATGCGCGTGCACGCTCGCACCGGCCTGCCCTGCCCGGTGTGCGGTGACACGGTGCGCGAGGTCTCGTTCGCCGACAAGTCCTTCCAGTACTGCGCGACGTGTCAGACCGGCGGCAAGGTGCTCGCCGATCGCCGGATGTCCAAACTGCTCAAGTAGCGTTCAGCCGGCGATGAGCGCCTGCGCGAAGAGCATTCAACCGGCGATGAGCGCCTGCGCGAAGAGCATTCAACCGCAGTAGGTGTGCGTCGCGAAGTCCAGCGCCTGCTGGTACAGCGGATCCAGACCGCGGGCCGCGATGACGCTCTGCCGGGCGTCGTCGAGCGCCGCGTGGCAGCCGGGGCCGCGGAGAACGGGCCACTGATCGGTCATCTCCGCGACCATGGTGCGGTTGAAACCGTCTATCGCCGAACGTGATTCGGACAGATCCGGTGCGCTCGTCGGCGCGGTGGCGGGGTCGAGCTTCCACTGCCCGAATCGGACGTACTGGATGCCCTCGGTGGCGTGGATTTGATTCTCGAACGCCCGCCGCACGAACGCCTCGTCGGCCCCGCGGTCGCGCGCGTCGGCTGCGACGTTGTCGAGCACCTGCCGGACGCGTGCCGCGTCCTCGATGGATCCGCCGTCGACCCACTTGACCGCCGCCACCGGGTCGGCGGTCAGGAGGCGTTGTGACGCGGTGTCGACCAGGCGATACAGGGGGCCGGTGGCGTCGGCGTGTGCTGGTGGCGTGGCCGTGAGGGCGCCAAGGGTGGCGCCGGCGACGAGGAGTGCGATGAGTCTCACGGGGATCTATCATCGCTTACTTGGTTATCCTCCACGGGTGACTCGTCAGAAGATCCTCATCACCGGTGCCAGCTCCGGCCTGGGCGCCGGGATGGCCCGTCAGTTCGCTGCCAAGGGCCGTGACCTCGCGCTGTGCGCGCGTCGCACCGAGAACCTCGAGGAGTTGAAGGCCGAACTCCTGGCCAGGCATCCCCAGATCACGATCGCGGTCGCCGCGCTCGACGTCAACGACCACGAGGCGGTGCCGAGGGTGTTCGCCGAGCTCGCAACGGAACTCGGTGGTCTCGACCGCGTCATCGTGAATGCGGGAATCGGCAAGGGCTACAAGCTCGGCGGCGGCAAGCTGTGGGCGAACAAGGCCACCATCGAGACCAACCTGGTGTCGGCGCTGGTGCAGATCGAGACGGCGCTTGAGATGTTCGCGAAGGCCGGCGCCGGGCACCTGGTTCTGGTGTCCTCGGTGCTGGGCAACAAGGGCGTGCCCGGGGTCAAGGCCGCCTATGCCGCGAGCAAGGCCGGCGTGACGTCGCTCGGCGAATCGCTGCGCGCCGAGTACCCGTCCGGCCCGATCAAGATCACGGTACTCGAGCCGGGCTACATCGAGTCCGAGATGACCGCGAAGGCCAACTCGACGGCGCTGATGGTCGACAACGAGACCGGCGTCAGGGCCATGGTCGACGCCATAGAGAAGGAGAGGGGGCGCGCCGTCGTGCCGGGTTGGCCCTGGTGGCCGCTGGTGGAGTTGTTGAAGGTGCTGCCACCCCGCTTCACCAAGCGCTTCGCCTAACCCCTGCGATTTCGGCGCGCAAAGGAGCGCTCACCGCTCCAAAACGCGCCGAAATCGCGACAGGGGGCGACAATCGTCCGGTGAGCCAGCACTACGGGACCATCGCGTTCACCGACGCCGTGCGCGAGGCGCAGAAGCACTACGGCAGTGACGCGTTCTACACCAGCCGCACGATGCGCGCCCGCGCCATCGCCGGGCCCGACCCGCTGACGGAGGATGTACGTGAGTTCCTGTCCGAACGCGACGGTTTCTACCTCGCGTCAGTGAGCCAAACCGGCTGGCCCTACGTGCAATTCAGGGGCGGGCCAGTCGGTTTCATACGCGTCCTAGACGATCACACGCTGGGGTGGGCCGACTTCCAGGGCAACCTGCAGTACATCAGCACGGGCAACGTCACCGCCGACGACCGCGTCGCCCTGTTCGCCATGGACTACCCGCATCGGCGCCGGCTGAAGATCTTCGGCCATGCCCGCATCACCACCGTCGAGGAGGACGCCGCGCTCGTGGAGTCGCTGACTGTCCCCGAGTACGACGCCGTCGTGGAGCGTGCGGTCGTGGTCAGCGTCGAAGCATTCGACTGGAACTGTCAGCAGCACATCACCCCGCGATTCTCCGCTGCCGAACTGGAGCCGCGCCTGGCCGCTCTGCGTGACGAGGTGGCCAGCCTGCGCCGCGAGAACGAGGAGCTGCGGCGCCGTGGCGCCGCGGGGTGACTCCGCTAGCTGGCCCGGCCGCGCTCGCTGCGGTAGTGCCGCACCAGGGCGTCGGTTGAGCTGTCGGACTGCTCGGCCGGCGCGGCGTCGGCGGTGATCACCGGCAGCAGCGCCTTGGCCTGGGTCTTGCCCAGCTCGACGCCCCACTGGTCGAACGAGTCGATTCCCCAGATGACGCCCTCGGTGAAGACCTGGTGTTCGTAGAGCGCGATCAGCTGGCCCACCACCGACGGTGTCAGCTTCGTCGCGAGAATCGAAGTGGTTGGCCGGTTTCCGGGCATCACCTTATGCGCGACGACGTCCGCCGGCGTACCCTCGGCCGCGATCTCGGCGGCGGTCTTGCCGAACGCCAGCACCTGGGTCTGGGCGAAGAAGTTGCTCATCAGCAGGTCGTGCATGCTGCCCGTGCCGTCGGCCGTCGGGAGGTCATCGGTCGGCTGGCTGAAACCGATGAAGTCGGCGGGAATCAGCCGAGTGCCCTGGTGCAGCAGTTGGTAGAACGCATGCTGGCCGTTGGTTCCCGGCTCGCCCCAGTAGATCTCGCCGGTGTTGGTCGTCACCGGTGAACCGTCGGCGCGGACCGACTTGCCGTTGGACTCCATCGTCAGCTGCTGCAGGTAGGCCGCGAACCGCGACAGGTCATTCGAGTAGGGCAGCACCGCGCGGGACTGGGCGTCGAAGAACTCGTTGTACCAGAGGCCGATGAGCCCAAGCAGCGCAGGCGCATTCGCCTCGAGCGGGGTGGTCCGGAAGTGTTCGTCGACAAGGTGGAAGCCGGCGAGGAACTCGGCGAAGCGCTCCTTGCCGATCACCGCCATCACCGACAGCCCGATCGCGGAGTCCACCGAGTAGCGGCCGCCAACCCAGTCCCAGAAGCCGAACATGTTGTCGGTGTTGATGCCGAAGTCGTCGACCAGGCGCTTGTTCGTGGACACCGCGACGAAGTGCTTGGACACCGCCGCGTCGCCGAGCGTCTCGGTGAGCCAGCGGCGCGCGGCCGTCGCGTTCGTCAACGTCTCCAGCGTGGAGAAGGTCTTCGAGGCGATGACGAACAGCGTCGACGCGGGGTCGAGCCCGTCGAGCTTGGCCACCAGGTCCGCCGGGTCGACGTTGGAGACGAACCGCGCCGAGATGCCGGCGTCAGCGTAGTGCCGCAGGGCCTCGTAGACCATCACCGGGCCGAGATCCGAGCCGCCGATGCCGATGTTCACCACCGTGGTGATGCGCTCACCCGTGGCACCGGTCCACTGCCCGCTGCGCAGCCGGTCGGTGAAGTCGCCCATCGCGTCGAGCACATCGTGCACATCGGTGACGACGTCCTGGCCGTCCACCGTCAGCGACGCGTCGCGCGGCAGGCGTAACGCGGTGTGCAGGACCGCGCGGTCCTCGGAGGTGTTGATGTGCTCGCCGGCGAACATGGCGTCGCGTCGGCCCTCCAGGTCGGCGGCCCTGGCCAGGTCCACGAGCAGCTTCAGCGTCTCGCGGGTGACGCGGTGCTTGCTGTAGTCGATGTAGAGGTCACCGACCGACAGCGTGAGGTCGCGGCCACGCGACGGATCCTCGTCGAAGAACTCCCGCAGGTGCTTGGCGCCGATCTGATCGTGATGCCGAACCAACGCGTTCCAGGCGGGAGTTGTGGTGATGTCTGGAATTTGAGAAGGAGGGGCGCTCATTCCCCCGACCCTAGTGCGGAGCGCCTTTCGAAGGAGTAAATGATTGACGTATGGACACCGCCAAGCTCCTGTCATCTGTCCCCACCGGGCTCTGGATCGGTGGTGAGGAACGCGCCGGGTCGTCGACCTTGGACGTGCTGAACCCCGCCACCGACGAGGTGCTGATCTCGATCGCCAGTGCCACCCCCGAGGACGGCATCGCCGCACTCGACGCCGCCGCAGGCGTGCAGAAGGAGTGGGCCGCGACGCCACCGCGCGAACGCGGCGAGATCCTGCGTTCGGTGTTCGAGGCGATCACCGCGCGCGCCGAGGAGTTCGCGACGCTGATGACCCTCGAGATGGGCAAGGTGCTCGCCGAGAGCATGGGCGAGGTGAAGTACGGCGCCGAGTTCTTCCGCTGGTTCGCCGAGGAGGCCGTCCGCATCGACGGTCGCTACACCCGCAGCCCCGCGGGCACGGGACGCATCATCGTGACCAAGCAGGCCGTCGGCCCGTGCCTGGCGATCACGCCGTGGAACTTCCCGCTGGCGATGGGCACCCGCAAGATCGGTCCGGCGATGGCCGCGGGTTGCACGATGATCATCAAACCCGCGCAGGAAACTCCGTTGACGATGCTGCTGCTCGCCAAGCTCATGGACGAGGCGGGCCTGCCCAAGGGCGTGCTGTCGGTCCTGCCGACGGCCAAGCCGGGTGACCTGACCACCGCGCTGATCGACGACGGCCGGTTGCGCAAGCTGACGTTCACCGGCTCGACCGGCGTGGGCAAGGCCCTCGCCAAGCAGAGCAGCGACAAGCTGCTGCGGCTGTCGATGGAGTTGGGCGGCAACGCACCGTTCATCGTGTTCGACGACGCCGACCTCGACGCCGCGGTCGACGGCGCGGTCCTGGCCAAGATGCGCAACGGCGGTGAGGCGTGCACGGCGTCGAACCGGTTCCACGTCGCCAACGCGGTCCGCGAGGAGTTCACCGAGAAGCTGGTGAAGCGGATGCGTGAGTTCACCCTCGGCAACGGGCTCGACAAGTCGTCGACGCTGGGGCCGCTGATCAACGCCAAGCAGGTCGCGACCGTCGCGGATCTGGTGTCGGACGCGGTGTCGCGCGGTGCGACCGTCGCGGTCGGTGGTGTCGCGCCGGACGGGCCTGGCCACTTCTATCCGGCGACCGTGCTCGCCAACCTGTCGGCGGATTCCCGCATCCTCAAGGAGGAGGTGTTCGGCCCGGTGGCTCCGATCATCGGCTTCGACACCGAGGAGGAGGGCATCGCCGCCGCCAACGACACCGAGTACGGGCTCGCCGCCTACATTTACACCCAGTCGCTGGACCGTGCGCTGCGCGTCGCCGAGGCGATCGAGGCCGGCATGGTCGGCGTCAACCGTGGTGTGATCTCCGATCCGGCGGCCCCGTTCGGCGGGGTCAAGGAGTCCGGCTTCGGACGCGAGGGCGGCTCGGAGGGTATTGAGGAGTACCTCGACACCAAGTACATCGCGCTGACGAGCTAGGCCCCGGGGCCACCGCCAACACCGGCAGTATCCGCATCTGCGGCACGGAATGGGCATCTGGCCCGCGTTTGCGGATAGGGTGTGCCGATGCCGACGATTCGGATCCGCGAGGCCGCCGACCTGCTGGGCGTTAGCGACGACACCGTCCGGCGATGGATCGACGACGGGGGCCTCACGGTCACCAACGACGACGCAGGCCGCAAGGTGCTCGACGGCGCGCAGCTCTCGGAGTTCATCCGCGGCAGGGCTGGCCCGGCACCGCAGGACCCCCTGAGCGTCGGCAGTTCAGCACGCAACCGCTTCGCCGGCCTGGTCACCAAGGTCACCACCGACAAGGTGATGGCGCAGGTGGAGATGCAGTGTGGGCCGTTCACCGTCGTATCGCTGATGAGCACCGAGGCGGTGCGTGAACTCGGCCTCGAGCCGGGCAGCGTCGCCGTCGCCGTCGTCAAGGCGACAACCGTCATCGTCGAAACGTCGGGAGAGAAGTCATGAGAAGGATCGTTGGGCTGGTCGCGGCGTGCACGCTGGCAGCGGCTCTGGTGAGCGGCTGCGGGTCGGACGGCGAGGCGCCACCCGGAACGCTGACGGTCTTCGCGGCCGCATCGCTGAAGAAGTCGTTCACCGAGATCGGCGAGCAGTTCAAGGCCGACAATCCCGGTGCGTCCGTTGAGTTCTCGTTCGCGGGCTCCTCGGATCTCGTCACGCAGCTCACACAGGGGGCGAGCGCCGACGTCTTCGCGTCGGCCGACACCAAGAACATGGACAAGGCGGTCCAGGCGGGCCTGGTCGCCGGCGACCCGGTGAGCTTCGCCTCGAACACGCTCACCATCGCGGTGGCACCGGGCAATCCGCAGCACGTGACATCTTTCCGGGACCTCACCCGCGAGGGTCTCAACGTCGTCGTGTGCGCTCCGCAGGTGCCCTGCGGGACGGCGACCAACAAGGTCGAGGAGGCCACCGGAGTGCACCTCGACCCGGTCAGCGAGGAGTCGTCGGTCACCGACGTGCTCAACAAGGTCTCGTCAGGGCAGGCCGACGCGGGGCTGGTCTACGTCACCGACGTCGCCGGTTCGGACGGCAAGGTCACCGCGATCAACTTCCCGGAGGCGGTCGACGCGGTCAACACCTATCCGATCGCAACACTCAAGGGCGCGAAGGACGCTGACCTGGCACGAGAGTTCGTCTCCTACGTCACCGGCGAGGTCGGGCAGCGGGTTCTCGGGGAGGCCGGGTTCGGCAAACCCTGACCAGGGGAGTGGATCAGTGGCCGAGTCGACCGCGACCCAGCCGCAGAAGCAGCATCGCGAGGTCCTTGCCCTCCGGGCCGAGTTCGCTGTAGCGCTCGATGACCTTCATCTCCCTGCTGTGCACCAGACGGGTGCCGCCGGAGGCCATCCTGGCCTTGCCGATCAGCTTGGACACCTCGGTGCGACGGGCGACAGCAGCCAGGATCTCGGCGTCAAGACGATCGATCTCGCGACGAAGATCGTCGATGTCGGGAGTGGGCTCAGTTTCAACGCTCATGTCTTGTGACTCCGAATTCTCTTCGCGCATGGATTGTGGTCTCATCCGGTTTCGGGTCTGACAAGAGAGTCGAGCCCCGGATCCGGAATCGGACCGCGGGGCTCTGGGAAGTAGCTAGACCACGGACACCGGTTGCCGGTGTCCATAAAAAAACCGTCCCTGCAGATCGAGCACAGATCGAGTGTGCCACCAACAGCGGCGTCGGCGCAAAGACATCGCAGGGCCCGCCCTGGTGACATCGCAGGGCCCGCCCTGGTGACATCGCAGGGCCCGCCCTGATGACCGGCACGGCTCGGCGCAAACTGTCCCTGTGCAGCGGTAAGTTCAAGGGGATATGTCGATCGCCACCGAAACCGACCAGTTGCTCGACGGGCTGAACCCGCAACAGCGCCAGGCGGTGCTCCACGAGGGAACACCGCTGCTCATTGTCGCCGGAGCAGGGTCGGGTAAGACCGCCGTGCTGACCCGCCGCATCGCCTACCTACTCGCGGCGCGCGACGTCGGTGTCGGGCAGGTGCTGGCCATCACGTTCACCAACAAGGCCGCCGCCGAGATGCGTGAGCGTGTCGTCGACCTCATCGGCCCCCGCGCGCGGTCCATGTGGGTGTCGACGTTCCACTCCACCTGCGTGCGAATCCTGCGCAACCAGGCGTCGCTGCTGCCGGGCCTGAACTCCAACTTCTCGATCTATGACGCGGACGATTCACGGCGCTTGCTGATGATGATCGCCAAGGACATGGGCCTGGACACCAAGCGGTACTCGCCGCGGCTGCTGTCCAACTCCATCTCCAACCTCAAGAACGAGCTGATCGACCCCGACCGCGCGGCCGCCGAGCTGACCGAGGCCAGTGATGATCTGACCCGCGTCGTCGCCGAGGTGTTCTCCGAGTACCAGCGTCGGCTGCGCGCCGCCAACGCGCTGGACTTCGACGACCTGATCGGGGAGACCGTCGCCGTCCTGCAGGCATTCCCGCAGATCGCGCAGTACTACCGCAGGCGCTTCCGGCACATCCTGGTCGACGAGTACCAGGACACCAACCACGCGCAGTACATGCTGGTGCGCGAACTGGTCGGCCACCCCGACCCCGGCTCGGCCGAGGCCGGTGACGTGCCACCAGGGGAACTGTGCGTGGTGGGTGACGCCGACCAGTCGATCTACGCGTTCCGCGGCGCCACCATCCGCAACATCGAGGACTTCGAGCGCGACTACCCGAACGCGACAACCATTCTGCTGGAACAGAATTACCGTTCCACACAGAACATCCTGTCGGCCGCCAACTCCGTCATATCGCGCAATGCGGGTCGGCGTGAGAAGCGGCTGTGGACCGATGCCGGTGAGGGCGAGCTCATCGTCGGCTACGTCGCCGACAACGAGCACGACGAGGCCAGGTTCGTCGCCGAGGAGATCGACGCGCTCGCCGACCGCGGCGAGATCACCTACAACGACGTCGCGGTGTTCTACCGCACCAACAACAGCTCGCGCGCGCTGGAGGACGTCTTCATCCGCGCAGGCATTCCCTACAAGGTCGTTGGCGGCGTTCGCTTCTACGAGCGCAAGGAGATCCGCGACGTCGTGGCGTATCTGCGCGTGCTCGACAACCCCGGTGACGCGGTGAGCATGCGTCGCATCCTCAACACCCCGCGCCGCGGTATCGGTGACCGTGCCGAGGCGTGCGTCGCGGTGCACGCCGAGAACACCGGCGCCAACTTCAACGACGCCCTGCAGGAGGCCGCCGCGGGCCGGGTCCCGTTGCTGAACACCCGCTCGGAGAAGGCCATTGCCAGCTTCGTGAAGATGCTGGACGAGCTGCGCGGGCTACTCGACGGCGAGCTGGGGGACCTGGTCGAGGCCGTGCTGGACCGCACCG from Mycolicibacterium sp. YH-1 harbors:
- the modA gene encoding molybdate ABC transporter substrate-binding protein, which translates into the protein MRRIVGLVAACTLAAALVSGCGSDGEAPPGTLTVFAAASLKKSFTEIGEQFKADNPGASVEFSFAGSSDLVTQLTQGASADVFASADTKNMDKAVQAGLVAGDPVSFASNTLTIAVAPGNPQHVTSFRDLTREGLNVVVCAPQVPCGTATNKVEEATGVHLDPVSEESSVTDVLNKVSSGQADAGLVYVTDVAGSDGKVTAINFPEAVDAVNTYPIATLKGAKDADLAREFVSYVTGEVGQRVLGEAGFGKP
- the pgi gene encoding glucose-6-phosphate isomerase, yielding MSAPPSQIPDITTTPAWNALVRHHDQIGAKHLREFFDEDPSRGRDLTLSVGDLYIDYSKHRVTRETLKLLVDLARAADLEGRRDAMFAGEHINTSEDRAVLHTALRLPRDASLTVDGQDVVTDVHDVLDAMGDFTDRLRSGQWTGATGERITTVVNIGIGGSDLGPVMVYEALRHYADAGISARFVSNVDPADLVAKLDGLDPASTLFVIASKTFSTLETLTNATAARRWLTETLGDAAVSKHFVAVSTNKRLVDDFGINTDNMFGFWDWVGGRYSVDSAIGLSVMAVIGKERFAEFLAGFHLVDEHFRTTPLEANAPALLGLIGLWYNEFFDAQSRAVLPYSNDLSRFAAYLQQLTMESNGKSVRADGSPVTTNTGEIYWGEPGTNGQHAFYQLLHQGTRLIPADFIGFSQPTDDLPTADGTGSMHDLLMSNFFAQTQVLAFGKTAAEIAAEGTPADVVAHKVMPGNRPTTSILATKLTPSVVGQLIALYEHQVFTEGVIWGIDSFDQWGVELGKTQAKALLPVITADAAPAEQSDSSTDALVRHYRSERGRAS
- a CDS encoding pyridoxamine 5'-phosphate oxidase family protein, with translation MSQHYGTIAFTDAVREAQKHYGSDAFYTSRTMRARAIAGPDPLTEDVREFLSERDGFYLASVSQTGWPYVQFRGGPVGFIRVLDDHTLGWADFQGNLQYISTGNVTADDRVALFAMDYPHRRRLKIFGHARITTVEEDAALVESLTVPEYDAVVERAVVVSVEAFDWNCQQHITPRFSAAELEPRLAALRDEVASLRRENEELRRRGAAG
- a CDS encoding molybdopterin-binding protein produces the protein MPTIRIREAADLLGVSDDTVRRWIDDGGLTVTNDDAGRKVLDGAQLSEFIRGRAGPAPQDPLSVGSSARNRFAGLVTKVTTDKVMAQVEMQCGPFTVVSLMSTEAVRELGLEPGSVAVAVVKATTVIVETSGEKS
- a CDS encoding chorismate mutase — protein: MRPQSMREENSESQDMSVETEPTPDIDDLRREIDRLDAEILAAVARRTEVSKLIGKARMASGGTRLVHSREMKVIERYSELGPEGKDLAMLLLRLGRGRLGH
- a CDS encoding NAD-dependent succinate-semialdehyde dehydrogenase, with the translated sequence MDTAKLLSSVPTGLWIGGEERAGSSTLDVLNPATDEVLISIASATPEDGIAALDAAAGVQKEWAATPPRERGEILRSVFEAITARAEEFATLMTLEMGKVLAESMGEVKYGAEFFRWFAEEAVRIDGRYTRSPAGTGRIIVTKQAVGPCLAITPWNFPLAMGTRKIGPAMAAGCTMIIKPAQETPLTMLLLAKLMDEAGLPKGVLSVLPTAKPGDLTTALIDDGRLRKLTFTGSTGVGKALAKQSSDKLLRLSMELGGNAPFIVFDDADLDAAVDGAVLAKMRNGGEACTASNRFHVANAVREEFTEKLVKRMREFTLGNGLDKSSTLGPLINAKQVATVADLVSDAVSRGATVAVGGVAPDGPGHFYPATVLANLSADSRILKEEVFGPVAPIIGFDTEEEGIAAANDTEYGLAAYIYTQSLDRALRVAEAIEAGMVGVNRGVISDPAAPFGGVKESGFGREGGSEGIEEYLDTKYIALTS